The Triticum aestivum cultivar Chinese Spring chromosome 7B, IWGSC CS RefSeq v2.1, whole genome shotgun sequence genome window below encodes:
- the LOC123156908 gene encoding uncharacterized protein: protein MALAPVEFLGARDGREALYYAIILWLSVMSWIIFTCDGGGTRRKGRRGSRDTKVFVGAERLCDGTRPNCSGGYGLCGSCVN from the coding sequence ATGGCTTTGGCGCCGGTGGAGTTCCTGGGCGCGAGGGACGGCAGGGAGGCGCTCTACTACGCCATCATACTGTGGCTGTCCGTCATGTCGTGGATCATCTTCACCTGTGACGGCGGCGGGACGAGGAGGAAGGGCCGTCGGGGCAGCCGGGACACCAAGGTCTTTGTCGGCGCCGAGCGCCTCTGCGACGGCACCAGGCCCAACTGCAGCGGCGGCTACGGCCTCTGCGGCTCCTGCGTCAACTAG